A stretch of DNA from Lotus japonicus ecotype B-129 chromosome 4, LjGifu_v1.2:
TGGAGAAAACATAACTTTCTAGAAGAGTGTGGTTTTCATTTTAACAGCATTTTTTATGGTAACTTTAGACTTTAGTTATTATTACTTTTGTTGTAAGGCATTTTCTCTAGAGTGAATATTTTTAAGGGATGTATCATGTATGGGTGACTCACCGATTTTAGTCGTTGATTTAATAATCTTTTAATTGAAGATCTTGAATTAAGGTAGGTAACAGACTAACAGTGAATCACTTAAAAATGATGCATCCTATAACTTCTCTGTTTTTAGGGCATTGAAATGCATTTCATAGACAAGTGAATATTAATTAACTGTTGTTTTctaaacttttttatttttttcgttATGTGTATGTTTGGATTTTCATTTAAGTTAAATGTGGATATACATGTGAAATAGCTTATAACTCCTGTATTGTGATTTCTTATTTATATCATGCGAAGAATGACCTTAGATGGGAGGTGGGTGCAATAGCTCCAGGTGTGCCTGGATACCACCGCCATAGTTTATGTAAAATGGGTAGAGGGCTAAGGCAAGGGGATTTGGTGACTCATTTTCTCTCCTTTTGTTGTCGAGGGTTGAGTGGGGCCATGCAAGGTGGCTAGGGACGTTGTATCTATATCTTATCTATATACAGTTTGCAAATGATACTTTTTTTATGAGTGAGTTGATAATGCAAAATATGCCGGTAATTAAaggcccgtttggtgcgacgtatagtataaggcctgatagtataagacctgatagtatgaagcctgatagtataagccctgataactttcttatactatccagcgtttggtcatactctgtataatttaccatatcgttcaagctaatgcaattttatgtttagtaaagtattgaataattatatataataaaaatcaaatatggaggtgattataacagTGGTGGCGGTtgtgatggaagtggtggtaggttggtggtggtggtggcgatggtggcaggttggtgttggtggtggcagcgatggtggtggcgacgatagggtggtggtaaGCGGTGGCAGCTGCGGTagggtggcagcgatggtggagggttgaggcaatggtggtggtggtggtggtggcgatagtgtggtggttgtggtgccGGTGgtggcgattatggtggtggcggcgatagagtggtggttgtggtgttagtggcggcggtagggcggtggtggtggtggtagggcggcggtggcggcggtggtgatcgggtggtgacgatggtggtggtgacgataaggtggtggtggtaaggcggtggcggctgcagtagagtggtggcgacggtggagggtggaggcaatgatggtggtggtggtggcgatagggtggtggttgtcggtggtggcaatagagtggtggcggcgattatggtggtggtggcgatagggtggtggttgtggtgtcgatggtggcggtagggggtggtggtggtggcggcggtggtggtggtgatcgggtggtggcggcaacagcggtggtggcggtggtggcaatggtggtgtaagttggcaacaatggagggtggtggtgatggtgacttatacgtcacaactttatcatgtcttatccatcactcacatgatggattaaataatacgtcattttaacgtataaggggagtttgatggataagcttatacaatacaatgtcatcaccaaacaatagataaactcataatgtattgtataagcttatcctatcatgcctaatacggcgtgccaaacgagccctaagagTTTGTTGAGGAATTTTGAGTTGGTATGATGACTCAATTTTCATAAGAGCAAGTAAGAATATGAGGGTGAATAATGAGAGGTTGGATTGGTTTGCAACAATACTTCATTGTTCAATTATGGCGGTACATTTTGTCTACTTAGTATCCTATAGGGGTGAATccagaagaaggctggtcagcGCATTTGGCCGTCGAATTTGCTTAATTAAATTGGTTTTCTCCGGTGACGGATCCAGGAATTTAATCTAGTGAGGGcagtatatacatataaatacgtaacaaaaaaattaacatatactattagaagttTTAAAGCACATCATAATTGTTCCCTACGAGTTTTCATATACTGTCAgggttctttctttctctactTTGTTGTATGTTGTCTAGTGTTGAATGAAAGAAGGAGAATGGTTGAGGATTTGGggatattttgtgagtcatgtaTAACCATTGGACAAAAGAAATGAGTGAAAGAATGATGTAATACTAATATCTGATGGGCATTAGTCAAGATTCAAGAAacaccaaataaaaaaataccgTAAGTACAAAAGTTTCAACTTTAAGCAATGTAGGATATAAGTGAGGGTAATTTTTATCAAATGAGTCAATAaaaatcacatacttttactatttAAATTAAGTGAGGGCAATTTTTATCAAAGAAATTATAAAAAACCACaaacttttactactcaagtttttttttagtgTATTTTACCAAattcaagtgagggcatttgccCTCATGCCTCTCCACTTGAATCCGTCCCTGGTTTTCTCCTCTCTACCTCTCATGTTTCCCCTTTTTTATAAAGCACATTTGTCGGTGATTCTTAAGTTACATAGACTTTAAAGGCAATTTTTATGAGAGAAGTCAGGAAAAAATGTGATAGCGTGAATTAGTTAAGATGTTGTTTTTTACTTTGTAGAGATCCAACCAGATATTGTAATAGAAAAACAACTTATGAGAGATCAAAATTGTTTTAAGGACGAGGCCTATGTAGTTTAATAAATGTATGAGCATGCATTTTGCGGCCCACGTCATGTGATTGGACAGAATGTTTAGCATCTACCGATAGTTTTAGTAGTGAAGTGATCAGGAAAATATTAAGAGAGGTGTTTGGTAAGGAGTGGGACCAGATATGTATGCTCCAGGGATGAATCATGAATGGATGATGCgtttggaaggagaagaagaagacagaGAGAAAATGAATCAAACAACACAAACACACTATTAAGAAATGAGAAACTCATGAAGAAACACCCACATTGAATCCTTGAATTGAACCCTCAGCAGGTTAGGTAGCTCTATATGACTCAATGTGGCACACGTCACCACTTACACCCCACCTTCTCTGTCAGTTCTCTCATAAATTCTAACTCCTCTTCTCTGCTATCACTATCTCCATCACTATCTCCatctctatttttatttctccAATCTAAAATAGTTGAAAACTAAATCATTTGATGCTTAACTATTTGTCAAATAGAAATCTTAACACATTTTATATACATTGAAATTTATGTTTAATattaaggaaaaaataaatgaatgtcAAGGCTATACCTACTAAGTCATATTTTATagggttaaataagtttttgtccctaacctttactaaatgtttggttttcgtccctcaccggagtaaaggtgggttttagtccctaacctttgtcaaaagatttggttttggtccctccgaagctctgggtcaacgccggagctccggtagcCCATGTGGCATTGACACGTCAGATTAATGAGGTGAggtggaaataaaaaaaattaaattaaaaacagaTGTGAATTAACCTCAGTTATAAAAACCTAATTACCTcctaattaatttcattaattcatTAAAATGGAAACACTAGAAGTTCACCTTCTAACCTAGAAATTTaaccattttcttcatcttcaaaacccagGCACCCATAAttcccttcatcttcttcttccttcttctcatcCCACTCCCACCCAACACCACCATCACCAGCGAACCCCCaccgccccccccccccccacagcaccaccaccgccaaccCCTCTCACCCAACACCACCAGCAGTTCCTCTAAAACTCCCCGAAACCCAATCTGCTGCCCACCCCAATGTTTTTAGCAAAGCCCATCTTTCACACACATAAGGTATCTTGCCCTCTTTTTTCCTCCACAAATCCAAGCCCCAAACCATgaagccaaaccaaacagaagatGAAGCCAATCCAAACAAATCCATACCCAAATCAGAAAAATGAGATGAAGCAGAGGTGACGGAGGGATGGATCTAGAACTCGTCTCAGAGGCAAAGCAGATCGTGAAGGAAGAAGACTATGATGGAGGAAGGGAGATCGAGGGTGAGAAGACCCACGACCACAGTGATGGCGCGCGACACCCCTGCCGTGGCGGCGCGGTCGAAGCTCGGTGGTGATGGCGGTGGAACAAGCAGCGGTAAGGAAGAATCCCGATTCAGTCTGGTATTGGAGTTTGGAGTTATTATTCCTCCTTCATCTCTTTTATGACATGGTGCGACATGGTTTCTTGCCTGATGAGCTTTTGCTTTCGAAGATCTTGCAAGCGTGAGGGAAGTGCGGGGATTTGGAGACCGGGATGCAAGACTGTAGCAGGTTCATATAGGTGCCCCCATCTCATCTGTCTTCGTCCTTTAATTAGTGTATCTGTTTGAAATGTTTGGATCTGGTATTGTTTGGTTAGaaagttggtgaaaatcaatAATTGAGGATGAAGGTGATAGCTtctggatgaagatgatgatgaaccagtttttttgttgttgttgaaagTGATGATGTACCAGATTAGTGAAGATAGATTAATTAGATGAAGgagagattttttttaatttaaaaaaaaaaatttattccaCCTGGCGTCATTAGTCTGACGTGTCAATGCCACATGGGCTACCGGAGCTCCGGTGTTGACCCaaagctccggagggaccaaaaccaaattttttgacaaaggttagggactaaaacccacctttactccggcgagggacgaaaaccaagcatttggtaaaggttagggaccaaaaacttatttaagcctattttATATGGATATTTGTTGAATTAGTAAACTATGGATGATTATATGTGGCGCCTGTCACAAATGACATTGTACCACAAGGACTAATTAAGAAGGCAAATTAGGCCAAGTGTTGCAGAAGGTTtagaaattaagaaaagtggCACGTTCCTCGCATCGCACCTAATTCTCTCGTTTTCATCTCCACGTACTTGAGTCTCTCACTCTCTGTCTCTCTACTATTATTGTAGTTTGGTCTATGTCAATATGTCATCTCCATTATGTTCATGACTTTGTCATCTTCAGTACAATACAAACATATTTTGAGTGCTTGAAAATCATTCGATAATTGAGTCTAAAGCCCAACTCAATTTTGATTAGACTAACTTCCGagttttagaattgattctgataaaAAAAGTTGATACAAATATGCTTACAAGTGATAACCACAAAATCCAATGCATTTCTATTCAAGTGCTACATTATGTTAGAATTCATTTTGTTAGACAAAACTCAAAAGCCGATGCGTTTTTtactagaattgattttggatgCAAATTTGGATTGAAGAAGCTAACCAAACATCCTGTTAGGATCCTGTTAGAACCAGGCAATGATGCCAACAGCTGTTTCTCCAAAGGAAAGATTAATCTACACAACGTTTAGTTTCTGTCAAAATTAGAAGACTGGACACAGATCTAAAAAAGGAGACAGTTTTTACATCACATATGAGAGCCTCTGGTTGGACGGCAGACATGATTCCTTTTACGAGCATGCTCTTCGCTGCGATGCTGTGTCCGACATGCGTATCCATACCAGCAATCTTCTCTTGCTGATGCATCCGGCGGAAGAAGCTTCATGTAACAAATACACAAACAATAAAAAGGTCAACTTTGCTGACTTTAAGTTTAACAAATGAAGTGTAAAAAATATCACCAAATAAAAACATCACTAATTATCATCTCATTGCCAAAGAGGACCAGTGAGCTACAGAAAGACAGACCAACAAACAATTTTACTAGAGTCAGAATCTGTTGAAGTTCACAATGCTTTGAGATGAAGGTACTTACACGTTTGGGTATAGAAATGCGAAACCAGTACAAGAGAAATGACACCAACTTCTGATAACAATCACTGCAAGATTAAAAGAATGCATTATGAATGCATAGGTTGGAATGGCACTCAGACAATTAATTCCATGAAATACTATTAATATCTTCAGATAGAATTACAAAACATGCGCGGTATGAAACTTTTTTACAGTGTTGGAGTATAGGTATCCCCACAATGGTAAGACATAAAAATTCCACTTAAAACAATTTTCATAATATGTATCTCATGTTACAAAATGCCTTCAAAACCTACTCTTAGATAATTCAAAAGTGGGATTTGAACTGTTACGCCATTTAGATAAGCACCCTTTAGCTCTCAGTGATTCAGGATAAAGCTTACCCACATACAAAAGTCCTTGAAGTAATAGTATCCACATGATTCAGCATCAGTCGTGTTCTATCTgccaagaaaagaaggatacatgTGTATAAGTCTAGATCTGTTGACACTTGCAGCATACATCAGATCAAATAATTTACACTAATGAATAACTTTCTGTAAGATTTAGGAAAATGTACCCCTAGATTGAAAATTAGCATAGTGCATTGTAGCAAGCTAATGCAAAACAGGAATCTAAAGGTGAATTAGGttagttttttgttttcattttaggTTGATATGATTTCAATAATAATTATGAAATTGCTATTTTTGTTTTCACTTTGCTTCCCTTCATCAAATCATAAGAAATGAAGTGAAAGCAATGTGTCCTTTTGTAATATTAGTAAAAACATCTCAACtgaaaatgggaaaaaaaaaacacacacaccaTTATACTTCTCATAAACCATTCCAGGGAAGGAAAATTTAGTAATGTCAAACAACCAAGTACTATACCAATTTCTCCGTTATACAGTTTTGTTATCATCTCAGCTATAACATTCTGCAATGTCCTCCCCATTTGTCTAATACAACTTTCAGTGATCTACAAAACCACAAATGGTTACAACATTATAAAATGATTAGCTAaaacagaaccaaaaatgataatATGGGATATGAAAGCCCGTACATTCTGTTCATGCAGATTCTTTTCGTGTGCTAACAAAGGAATTCTTGAGACAGAGTGTTCTGAGATCTGCAAAAAAAAACAAGCAAAGGTAATGAATAAGTGACCATTATATCATATCAATCGAGGAAACACTGTTGAGATGGTGTAAATTAACAAAAACATATGCCCTGTAAGGGCATAAAATTACACAAAAATACAAGAGCTTTCTAGAAACAACTTTCATAATGATTAACAATTGAGATGAACAAAGTAGTCCATACAGGTCTTAAAGTCTCTGGGGAGCAAACAGGGTAAGAGCTACTCCTAGTTACCCCTAGAGCATTCCAATAAGCTCCACAAAAAGGTCTATCACATCCCGAACCTACAACAAAATAACAACATGAATAATCTGACATATTGTATGATGTGaatattaaaactaaaaaacattGAAAATTTTGACCTATAAGGCTACAATAACAGGAAGCTAGCATGATATATATTGACCCCACTCAAAATCCATTTATCAAATAACAGTAACATAAATTTTCTTGTGCCATTGGCTAAATCACAGATGATAACTTACAATATTGAGGAACATCAAAACCAGTACGAGAAGGCATCATTCCTCCACATGCTTGACATTGAAGATGAGCAATGCTATGATTGCAACGAAACCCGCCAACTTCAGTTACTAAAAATTAGAGAAAATGAGTATGATGAGacaaagaaataaagaaaagactaaatttttttatatgacATGTGATGCAAATTGTCAAGAAATTCGAAGAGCATAGTCCACGATAACTAATAGGTAGCACCGAAACAAATGAAACACGAATCCTTTTTCAGGTCTAGGGACAAGGcacaaaaagaaaatagaaaaagcgACCGAGCCTAAGACATATCTGGCTGGCTCCATAAGCCATTTCACTAAAAGAAGCTTCAATATGATCAGCCCAAGCACCATTctattcaaaaacaaaaaaaatgatgtcCATATTCTTGAAGATCTTATGCACCATTCTATGTAGAACATCACTAAAGATTTATCAATTTTATGTAGACCATCCTAGGGAATTTTATCAAACAAAATTCCAAATACCAGTGTGAAAATAGTGTAGTCAGCAATGCACTAAAAAACTTAAAAGGAAGGATATTAGGCCCATGTATAGCACAAAAACACAAAATATATCTTTTATGCAGGCCAGTACAGCACAAAAACCAAAAATATATCTTTTATGGCACAAACTTAACATGATATTCTTATGGATAAAACAACTGACACTAAGGCCATGAATTATTAGCAATGGAAACTGAGGAGGTTGATTTGGGGAGGGGGACTGCATTGTCGTGCGGACATTATTCCACATCTGACATTGTGTAACAGTAATATTACCACACTGGGGGCACTGATGGCCTGTGACATCTGTTTGATCATCCAGGGGTGTCTGAGCCCTCTTTCGACTTCTCTTTCCAGGCCCGATAACCTAATAATAAGAGTACAAAAAAAGAAATAGTAAAAAACATCATTGCAACaaatattaaacaataaaaCCATGACTATGATGTAAAATCACAAACTCTAAGAAAAAAAGAGTATCAACCACGGTTATCAGGTTGAATAAAAGAATCTAGCAAACAAACCTTAATCACAAAGGATGGTATATTTTATTACAACAGTTATACACAGATATTTGAATATACACACACATATGTACTTTATTTTGTCTAAAATTCCGGTAATATAAGAATTGCATAAGATTGCAGCAGGAAATAAATTTTGACCATTAAAAGAATAATCTTACAAGGTTTGATCGTACTGAAGCATAAGTATCTAAAAGTGCAATTTCTTCATCTGCGTGACTTAACGTAGAATCAGCTCTTACCATATCCTGAAAAAACGTAAGAAAAACTACTGAATGAAAACAATAGCAAAGCATTGTTGCTCTTGGTGGATTAACTACGTGGATCAATCCAACCCATTCTTATTTTCAATGAAGCAGATTAGAGAAACTACTGAGCAAAAAGAGAGAAGGAAATGCTTCCGCGTGAAGTTTACCTCAGCAATGGTACGCAGAAAATGATTTCTTCCAACAAATTGAACAACAGCTCTGCATTGAGGACAAAGTACGGTTGAGCGTTTTTCCTGTGATCTCCTTAACCACTCTGAGAAGCAACCATTGCTGTAACCTCATATAGAAATTTAAGCAAAAGTGAATGAGCTGAAACAGAGCTAGAATACtacaaaaagagaaagaagagactATCATccaaaccaaaaattatgaaggCAAGGAGCAATAGTAACAACATCGTGCCAGATGTTTAAGCAAATGCTACACTTTGCATGCTCAACATCTACACATATCTGCAAAAGAAACACAGTTAAGACATCAGCATTCAGCATTACTACACACAAAAACGGTACTAAAGAAGACATTAAGGATGCAGAACAAATAAGAAACTGTAACCTTTAGCTGCCTCTGGCAAGTTTCTGGGCTAGATACGAGATGAAATCTATAGCTGACAAATCCTAGTGCCATGAAGAGAGAGGAAAATGACCGGCGTATAAACATCAAATGATGacataaaaaccaaaaaaaatgaaaagatatTGTTCAACTCTACACCAAACACATTTATTAATTTCATTATTAAGTAGACCCAAAAGTCATGCTAATCAACCAGAGGTTGAAATTTTGATATTGCCAATTATATTTTTACTATCGGAAAGCAGAAATAATATTCATATGAGTAGTTCTACTTGTTTTGAACATGATTTAGGTTAACCTTAAAAATAGCACAAAGTAGATGACTACATGCTACATTTATGTCAGAGTTATTCCACAAGGCAATATGCTGCCCAACCATCAATCACACTATTTTCGACTCCTGAAGCCCTATATTAACTTAGCTATCTAACACACTTTATCAAATAATGTAATAACTTTTGTAAAAAAAGTCTGAATCTCattataaaaaaggaaaagttGGAATACATTTTGCTTGAGATGAATCAATGGATTGACAGTATCCCAACAGTAAGACTATTTTATGGAAGCATAACAACTGATCGTCCgcacaattttaaatttttctactttttttttataggcaaatgttagtaaattagtccctcctcaGGAAATAGCAATTAGCAATTGATACACtaacataaatattttttagaaaaaactcTGACCTTCTTTATCAGGGCCTGCTATGATTTCACTTCCATCCTTGATAATGATGGTGTTATCATTGCATACTTCAGCCCCATCAACAAGTATTGTATTTGGACTACAGCATGAATGCACAATACACccaaaaagaaatttaaaaaatgacaGTGAAAATGCAGAGGAAAGGAGATAAAAACCATATAGCAGAGGAATAGCTTTAGAGCATGTAAATTATAACTGTAAAGTACTTTCAGTAATCAATATTCCTTGACCATGAAGCTGGTGATTTCAACCCTAGCGAGGCAGGGACTGATTTGATTAATATGACTGTTCCCACTACAAATCATCGCGAGATATATCAGctctattagaatttgggaggtctaactctatcccaaaagctagcttagaggtAAGGGTTACTCTACCATTTATAAGGACTATCTTTGTCATATCtttagtcaatgtgggacttctaacacactcaCTCACACCTAGGGCTAGACATCTGGAGCATGGAATTTGCATAACTGTACATCaccgggtggcccaaatatgggaggtctccaacaaacggatctaggatagactctgataccattttagaatttgggaggcctaacACTACCACAAATGCTAGCTCAAGAGGTGAGGATTGTCTTCCCATATATAAGGGCTATcgtggtcatatctctagttaatgtgggacttctcaagCTCCAATTGcagttttaaatatattttcccATAATAGATAAAAAGTTTGGGGTGAGAAGGGCACGTACATTGCATTTTTTAGTTTCAAAAGTAGTGGTTCCCTGCTCTACTCAAAATGATAATTTCCAGTCAATCACAAATATTTATCTTCGTAAGTAGAGAGCATGTTTTACTCAATTACTTAACAATAATTAGTTAGCCATGGATTTACCTG
This window harbors:
- the LOC130710920 gene encoding uncharacterized protein LOC130710920, whose protein sequence is MEDKGECSASASATPSDEIWAKLVPSDSRYSDVEIRSDEKVICSEISATLSDKHSWCKIVRNSDLCSATMENNSPNTILVDGAEVCNDNTIIIKDGSEIIAGPDKEGFVSYRFHLVSSPETCQRQLKICVDVEHAKCSICLNIWHDVVTIAPCLHNFCNGCFSEWLRRSQEKRSTVLCPQCRAVVQFVGRNHFLRTIAEDMVRADSTLSHADEEIALLDTYASVRSNLVIGPGKRSRKRAQTPLDDQTDVTGHQCPQCVTEVGGFRCNHSIAHLQCQACGGMMPSRTGFDVPQYCSGCDRPFCGAYWNALGVTRSSSYPVCSPETLRPISEHSVSRIPLLAHEKNLHEQNITESCIRQMGRTLQNVIAEMITKLYNGEIDRTRLMLNHVDTITSRTFVCGDCYQKLVSFLLYWFRISIPKRLLPPDASAREDCWYGYACRTQHRSEEHARKRNHVCRPTRGSHM